The following is a genomic window from Polaribacter atrinae.
GGTTTTATCACCATGAATACTTGTAACTTTATAGCCGTTTTTAAGTAAAGATTCTTCTAATTTATCTACACCAAATTTTGTGCGTCTAAAAATAATTATCTTCCCATTTATGGTATTTCTTAATAAATGCAAACATAAATCGGTTTTGTTTTTCTTTGGAAGATAATACAATAACTGACCAATATTTTTAGCAGTTGTTTCTTCTGGATTTATTTCAACCTTTACAGGACTTTTTAAAATCCTTTTAGCCAATTCATCTATTTTTTCTGGAATTGTTGCAGAAAAAAGTAACGTTTGTTTTTGTTTAGGACATAATGCTTCAATTTTTTTAACATCGGCAATAAACCCCATGTCTAGCATTAAATCTGCTTCATCTAACACAAAAATTTCAATAGCACTTAAATCGATATTTCCTTGCAACTGTAAGTCAATTAATCTACCAGGAGTTGCTACTAAAACATCTACACCTTCGCCTAATATTTCTTTTTGAGGTTCTAAAGATACACCTCCAAAAACAGCAGTAGTTTTTAAATCTGTGTATTTGCTATAGCTTACAAAGTTTTCTAGAATTTGTATTGCTAATTCACGAGTTGGCGTTATAATTAAAGACTTTATCTTTTTCTTAGCTTTTTGCGCTTCCTTTTCTTCTTTATCTAATAATAATTGAATGATAGGCAATGCAAAAGCAGCAGTTTTTCCTGTACCAGTTTGTGCAGAAACAATTACATTTTTTTTAGCTAAAACTAAAGGAATTGCTTTTTCTTGTACTTGGGTTGGTCTGTGAAATCGCTCTTCAGCAACTGCTTTTAAGATTGATTTATGTAAAGGTAATTCAGAAAACTGCATTGATTATTTTTATTGCAAAGATAGTTTAATTGTACTTATGCGTATTGTATTTATAAAAAATTGAATGTTAAAGACGTTTTGTGCTCAAAAGAGCGAATCCTACTTAAAAAACTGAAACCGTTTAAACTGTTGAAAATGTAAAATTTTTATTAGTAAAGATGACCAGAACTATGTTTAGAATTTGAATTAGATACTAAAGGAATAAATACTTATGAAAATGTTAAAAAGACCGCCTGAATAAGCAAATCTTTAGATACAATTGACCTTAATTCAGATAAAGTTGATACATTAGTCGCTATTTTATATCCAGAAATTATAAAAGTCTCATAAGGAAGATTTTTATAGAAATTTTAGAAAAAACAAATCTAATTATATAAAAGGATATAAGCCGGAGTAAGGTTGTAATCGTTTTTATATAGAGCTATTAAAATGTTCTATTGACGATGTTATAATAGGATAAAATTTTAAAGAGCAACGTTAAAATATTAATATTGAATCTTTAAGGAAGTTTACTCTAAGTTTGATAAAATGTTATCAATCTTTTAAATTAAAATTTATTAAAAATAAAACTGATACCAAATACTAAATAAAAATAGATGAAAAAAATAATTTTAATTTTAATATTAACCCTTGGGTTTACAGCCTATTCTCAAGTTTTTGAGCCAGTTAAATGGACAACTTCTGTAGAAAAAGTGTCAGATACAGAATACAATCTGGTAGCAAACGCAAGTATAGATCAAGGTTGGCATTTATATTCTCAGGATGTACCAGAGGACGGACCAATAGCAACACTTTTTAATTTTGAAGAAAATGAAAATTACACTTTAATTGGGGATGTTCTAGAAGAAGAAGGACACACGATAGATGATCCTGTTTTTAATATGGTCATTAAGTTTTTTGAGAACAATGCAATATTTAAACAAAAAATAAAAATAACCAATAAAGAACTTTCTTTTATAAAAGGAGAGGTCGAATTTATGGTTTGTGATGATAGTAAATGTCTTCCACCAACTTATATTGATTTAGAATTTAATTTTAATAATACAATTGTTAAAAAAGATGCTGCAGCAACAGGTGTAACTTCAAAAAAAGAAGCTGTTGTTCATAGCACATCTATAAACAACCCAAGTAAAGACAATAATCAAAGAGGTTTAATCTCAATTTTCTTAATTGCTTTTTTATCTGGTTTTGCGGCATTGTTAACGCCTTGTGTGTTCCCAATGATACCAATGACGGTAAGTTTTTTTACCAAACAAAGTAAAACCAAGGCAGCAGGAATTAGAAATGCCATTATTTACGGATTATCAATTATTGTTATTTACGTTTTATTAGGGGTTTTAGTCAGTCTTATTTTTGGTGCAGACTCATTAAATGCCTTGTCTACAAATGTTTGGTTTAACGTTATCTTTTTTATTTTATTATTGGTTTTTGCTACTTCTTTTTTAGGAGCTTTCGAAATTATGTTACCAAATTCTTGGGCAAATAAAGTAGATTCTCAAGCAGATAGAGGTGGTTTAATTGGTATCTTTTTTATGGCTTTGGCACTTGCAATTGTATCCTTCTCATGTACAGGCCCAATTGTTGGTACCTTATTAGTAGAAGCTGCTGCTGGTGGAAGTCAAATAGGTCCAATTGTGGGGATGTTAGGCTTTTCTTTAGCAATAGCTTTACCATTTGCATTATTTGCAGCGTTTCCTGGTTGGTTAAATTCTTTGCCAAAATCTGGTGGTTGGTTAAACACAGTAAAAGTAGTTTTAGGATTCTTAGAACTTGCTTTGGCTTTCAAATTTTTGTCAAATGCAGACTTAGTACTTCAATTACACTGGTTAGAAAGAGAAGTGTTTATAGCTATTTGGATTGCCATTTTTGGAGGGTTAACTTTATATCTTTTCGGAAAAATACAGTTACCACATGATTCTCCTGTAAAACATATTTCTGTTGGTAGATTAGGTTTAGGATTATTTTCATTAACTTTTACATTGTATATGTTACCAGGTTTATGGGGAGCTCCATTAAATTTAATTAGTGCTTTTCCGCCACCACAACATTATAGTGAATCTCCCTACGGTGTTGGGTATATGAAATTAGGTTCTGGAGATGTATCTAATATTGAAATTCCTGACGGAGCACATTTAATGGCGCCGCATAATATTTTAGCATTTAATGATTATGATAAAGGTTTAGCGTATGCTAAAAAAGTTGGCAAACCAGTAATGATGGACTTTACGGGACATGCATGTGTAAATTGTAGAAAGATGGAACAAAATGTCTGGGTACAGCCTAAGGTTTTAAAATTGCTGAAAAATGATGTAATTCTAATTTCTTTATATGTTGATGATAAAAGAAAGTTGAAGGATGAAGAAGTGGTAGATAGCAAATTAAGACCTGGTAAGAAACTAAAATATATTGGTCAGAAATGGAGTGAATTGCAAACCATTAAATACAAAACCAATACACAGCCTTTTTATGTTTTAATGAATCATAATGAAGAGGATTTAAATGCACCAGTAGGGTATACGCCTAACACAGATGAGTATTATACTTGGATGAAAGAAGGAATTGAAAAGTTTAAATAATTTTAATTATCATAATTATGATTTCTGAAAATAAAAATAGAATAGTAAAAACTGATTTAGAAAATTATTTCAATCAGTTTAAAGTAAATATTGTTGGTATTAACCAAACCTTTGAATCTCCTTATGGAGAACAAAAATTAATTTATACAGATTGGACTGCCAGTGGAAGGTTATATCGTCCTATTGAAGAAAAGTTAATCAATGAATTTGGACCATTTATAGCAAATACACATACAGAAACTTCTACTTCTGGTGCTGCTATGACTTTAGCTTACCATGAAGCTAGAAACATTATTAAACGTCATGTAAATGCAAATGAAAATGATGTTTTAATTACTTCTGGTACAGGAATGACAGGTGTAGTAAATAAATTTCAAAGAATTTTAGGTTTAAAAGTTTCAGAGAATTTAAAAGAACATACAAATATTCCAGATGAAATTAGACCTATTGTTTTTGTCTCTCATATGGAACACCATTCTAATCATACTTCTTGGATAGAAACAATTGCAGATGTAGAGGTCGTTCCTTGTGATGATGAAGGTTTGTTATGTATAAAGAAATTTGAAGAATGTATTAAGAAATACGAACACAGAAAAATAAAAATAGCTTCTATAACTGCTTGTTCTAATGTTACTGGTATTAAAACGGCATACCACGAAGTTGCCAAATTAATACATAAATACAACGGACTTTGTTTTGTAGATTTTGCTTGTTGTGCTCCTTATGTAGATATTAATATGCACCCAGAAAATGAAGAAGAACAGTTAGATGCCATCTTCTTTTCTCCGCATAAGTTCTTAGGAGGCCCAGGAACTTCTGGTGTTTTGGTTTTTAATAAGAAATTGTATAAAAATGTGGTGCCAGATAACCCTGGAGGAGGTACAGTAAGTTATACAAACCCATGGGGACAACATGATTATTTTGTTGATGTAGAAACAAGAGAAGATGGTGGTACACCTGGTTTTATGCAGGCCATAAAAATTGCCCTTTCTATTCAGTTGAAAGACCAAATGGGAGTTGTAAATATTAAGAAAAGGGAAGATGAAATTAATGCAGTTGTATTTAAAACATTACATAACCTTTCTGGAGTAAAAATATTAGCTCCAAACCATACAGATAGATTAAGTATTTTTTCTTTTTATTTTGAAAAATATCACTTTAATATGGTTGTAAAAATATTGAACGATAGATTCGGAATTCAAACTAGAGGCGGTTGTTCTTGTGCAGGAACGTACGGACATTTTTTATTGAATGTAGATCAAGAAACTTCTAACAGAATAAAAGATGAAATTTTACTTGGCTGCAATACAGATAAACCAGGTTGGATTCGTTTATCTATTCACCCAACAATAACGTCTGAAGAGTTGAATTTTATTTGTAATTCTCTACAAGAATTGTCAGATAATATTGAAGAATGGTCTAAGGATTATAAGTATGATAGTCTTAAAAACGATTTTTTACACAAGACTGTTAAGCCTATCGAAAAAGAGTTGGTAAAGAAATGGTTTTCATTATAAAAATATTAGTTTAAAATAAGGTGTTTCAGCTTTAAAACGGAATAGTATTAAATTACTTTACGTTAGGTTTTCTTTATTTCTAAGAATATAAAAAGGGATTGTAGCAATACAATCCCTTTCTTTTTTATGTATAAAATTAAAATTTTCTAATTGGTAGAATTAAGAGGTTAATCAATTCCATCTTGATCAGGATTCAATTTTTTATAATGTTTTATTCTATCGGTCCATTCTCTTTCTTCAAGAGGGAAAACATTGTTTTCGGTTGCCTAATCATTCCATTTTTGTTCTAATTCAATTACTTTATCAGGATAGTTTACAGCAATATTATGTTGTTCAAAAGGATCTTTTTCTAAATCGATTAATTCCCAAGGATCAGAAAGTTTTCCACGAACTAGTTTCCAGTGATCTGAAATAATGGCACAACTTTGTTGATGTTGAAAAAATTGATCACGTTTTTTTAAGTCTTTATTTTCTAATACACTTACCAAACTAGCTCCTTCAAATTGAGCTATGTTTTTTTGATTGAATGATTCTGGATAATCAACCCCAGCAAGGTCTAAACAAGTTGGTAGAATATCAATAATATGTGTTAAATTATTTCTTATTTCACCTTGATATTTTGCATATTTCTTTGGGAAATGTATAATAAGTGGAGAGCTTGTTCCGCCCATATAAGTTGATGTTTTATAATTTCTATAAGGTGTGTTGCTTAGGTCTGCAGCCAATTGAGAAATTTCTCCACCTTCTTTGGTCGCACCATTATCACTTAAAAAAAGAAATATAGTATTGTCATAAATTCCTTTTTCTTTGGTTGCCTTAATTACTTCTCCAATTCCATCATCCATAACCTCAATCATGGCAGCATAGGTAGACATTTCTGTAATCCATTTTTCTTTTTTATTTTCAGGTAAAGAGTTCCAAGAAGGACGTTTGTTATTATATTCTTGATTATGAACTGGTAGTTCTTGACTGGAAGTAATCAATCCTTTTTCCTTTAAATTGTCATAGCGCTGTTTTTTTTAAACATCATAACCAACTTTGTATCGTTCTCTATTCGAATCAATTCTATTTTTAGGTGCTTGAAGCGGCCTGTGAGGAGCATAATGTGCCAAATATAAAAACATTGGTTTTTCTGTATTGTGACCTTCAATAAAGTTTAGTGCATTTTCTGTAATAGCATCTGTGTAATAATAATCGTCTGAAAAATCAGTAATAACGGTTTCATTTTTTATTAATCCACTTACTTTTCGGTAATTTCCACCACCAGATAAACCGGCATACGATTCATCAAAACCACGTTGAAATGGCCAACTTCCATTAGGTTTTTCAGCTCCTTTTTTATAAGAACCGTCAAGTGTTAGGTGCCATTTTCCAGACATATAGGTGTAATAGTTATTCTCTTTTAATATTTCTGCTATTGTTGGTATAGCAGCAGAAAGCTGACCTCTATATGCTTCTCTATGTTCATCAACTACAGTCATCCAGCCCATTTCTGCTGCAAACTGATTTCTACCTGTTAGTAAAGCAGCTCTACTTGGGCAACAACGACCAGTATTTTTAAACTGACTAAAACGGACTCCTTGTGCAGCTAAAAGGTCAATGTTTGGTGTTTTAATTTCTCCACCATAACTTCCTAAATCAGAAAAACCCATATCATCACACATGATTAGTATAATATTTGGTTTTTTTGTAATTGTGGTTTCTGATGTTTGTTTTTTACTTGTATTGCAAGATGTTATCAGTAAAAAAAGACAGATAGATAAGCTTATTTTTTTCAAAATTGATACTATTTAAAAGAATGGACAAAGTGAATTTTATAATTGCTAATATAAGTTTTTAAAGGAATACTTTTATTCGTAAACAACGTAAAATAGCATTCAGTTTAATTTAAAAACCTCATAAAATTTAAAATAGATGAGGTTTAAGAGCATCTTTTTTTAGCCATTTCTTAAATATTTCTGCAACCTCATTTACATTTAAGTTAAGGCAATCAGATAACGTTAAGAAGTCTTTACTAAAGACTATTTTAAAATCTGCATGATCAAGGTTCAGTTTTAAGTCGTCATGGTCAATTAACCATTTATGAAAATCTAAGTGTTTTCTGTTTTTGCAGGCAATTAGATCTATCCACGAGGAACTAACTTTGGATCTTTCTTTTTCTCTCTAATTAAATAAATGCCTATTAAAATTAATAAACCACCAAAAACATACCAAAAAGTAAATTTTTCACCATCTAAAACACCCCAAATAACAGCAACTATTGGTAATAAATAACTTGCAGTACTTGCAAAAACGGCAGATGTATCTTGTATTAATTTAAAATACAATAACATGGCAATTGCGGTACCAAACACGGTTAAAAAAGCGAGATAACTTATTGGTTCAGTAAATTCTGGTTTCATTTCAAAATTTTGAATAAACCCCGTAAAGTATAAAATAATTAAAGAGGGGATTGCCCAAATAGAATAGACAGCAGCAGTTAATTTTATAGCATTTACATTCGGGATTCTTTCTTTAATAACCACTGCGTTTACGCCATAAGATGCACCAGCTAATACAACCAACATGACATACCAAAAATTAGAATCTTCTGTATTGGCTTCAGAAAAATAGATAATACTTGCAGCACCTAAAAAACCAATTATGGCACCAAGTATTTGCGTTTTTTTACTTGTAATACCGAATATTAAAAAACCAAAAACCAATACAAAAATGGGAACTAAAGAGTCTAAAATTCCAGCTAAAGAACTACTAACTTGTGTTTGAGCAATAGGGAATAAATACATCGGTAAAAAATTACCAAAAAAACCAGCAATAGTTACCCATATTATTGTTTTTTTAGTCATTTTAAAAAGTGCAGGAATGCCAATAAAACCTAATAAAAGACCAGAACCAACAACACGTATCGCTCCAATTTCATAGGGAGTAAAAACTACTAATGATTTTTTAATCAACATAAACGAGCTACCCCAAGTTAATGCAATTACAAGCAGTAAAAACCATTTATTATTTATAAAATTCTTCATAATTTAAAAAGAATAAAGCAGTTACTTTTCAGTAACGGTTACTTATAAAATACAACTCTTAAACATGATTATTTAGAGTTTATTTGTATTCAAATATACTATATAAAAAAGTCTTAGTTTGTCTTCTTTATTAGATGTTCTCTTAAGTTGCATCGTTTTTTAATGTCATAATTATTCTTTTTTCATTCTCTAAAAAATAATCTTCTAAAACTGTTTCACCTTTAAAACCTAATTCTTTATAAATTTTAATTGCTGCAGCATTTTCAGGATGGACTGTTAAGCATATTTCTAAACAGTTGTCCGTTTTTAAAAGGCTTACTAATTTATTGGTTAGTAGTTTCCCAATTTGTTTTCCTCTAGCTTCTGGATGCACTCCTAAGGACAAAACCCAACCTTTTTGTTCATTCGTATTTAAAGCACCAATAGCAAAGCCCCAGATTTTATTATTTTCTTTAGCTACAATAAACAAATGATTGGAAATGTCAAATAATTGACGGATTACAAAAGCAGGATAACTACCAGTATTAAAAACAAGTTGTTCAAGTGCTAAAATTTCTTTTAAATCTTCTGATTTTGCTGTTTGAATCGTTATCATAACTTCTGATTTTAAATAATATACTTATTTTTTGATGTATGGTGTACTTGTAGCGTTTTTTACTTTGTTTTTATGGCTTCAAAAACAGCTAAAGGAGCTCTTTTTCCAACGTTTAATGATAAGATATTATCATTAATAGTGTAGTTGTCTGCCAATTCAAATGCTTTCAATAATTGAGATTCATTAACAACTGTCTCAGGGCACATTTTTAAAGTAGTTAGCATGTTTTTAAATTGAATTCTATTACCTTCTTTTAAAATATATTCTCCAGAAATTGAATTACAACCAGCAAAACCACTAATTCTATTTTCATCTGTATGTAAAGTGATAAAAATTTCATGATCTTGGTTGTCTGTGATGATAACTTCTTGACCTTGTAAGGTTTTAAGCTTCCAATATTTTTCGGTAATTGAATTTGCTAATGTATCATTGTTTTTTTTATTTTCAGAATTACAACTTATAGTAACCATTGCTATAAGTGTAAATACTATTATTAATTTAGTTTTCATAAGTTCAATTTTAATTTAATAAAGACAAATATAGTATTGGTTCGTAATTAAGCGAACTGAAATTTATTAAAATATTCTTAAATAAAAACTGAATCATATTCATAAACTTTTAAGGAATCATTGTAGGCTAAAATGGTTTTAAAAAAAGAACAAAGGTTGTATTTAAATTAATTGACTATTTGGTTTTACATTTTAATAATATTTGTGTTATAAAGTATTTATTTATTCTGAAATTTGGTTTTTGGTACTGTTTTTTTTAGAATAATATAATTCATAGATTTACCAATTAATCCTTTGGTTAAATTTGATTCAATAAAAATTATTTTTTAAGTAAACTATTTCAACAAAATCAATTTATCTTATGAAAGTTCGTGAATATTTTATAATCATTTCTATTCTTATAACAGCTGCTGTTATTCTTATCGCTCAATTTTGGTTTCCAATTGTTTGGTCATTTCTATTGATTGTGCCATTAATTATTTTGGGTGTTTTTGATGTTTTTCAGACCAAACGTACTATTAGACGTAATTTTCCATTGATAGGTAGATTTAGATATATGCTAGAATCTATTAGACCAGAAATTATGCAGTACTTTGTAGAAACAGATACAGAGGGTAGACCTTTAAACCGTATTTTAAGATCTCTAGTTTATAGAAGAGCAAAGGGAGAAAATGATACAGTACCTTTTGGAACTCAAATGGATTTGTATCACTCTGGTTACGAGTGGTTAGAGCACTCTATGTACGCTAAGAATAATCCAAAAGAAATTGAAGAATTTCCAAGGTTATTAATTGGAGGTAAAGACTGTAAACAACCTTATTCTTCTAGTTTACTTAATATTTCTGCAATGAGTTTTGGATCTTTAAGTAAAAATGCTGTTTTAGCATTAAACAAAGGTGCTAAAATGGGGAATTTTGCACACAATACTGGTGAGGGAGCTATTAGTCAATATCATTTAGAACATGGAGGAGATTTAATTTGGCAAGTTGGTACGGGATATTTTGGTTGTAGAAATGAAGACGGAACTTTTAATGATACAACATTTAGAGAAAATGCTATTAAGCCGGAGGTTAAAATGATAGAAATTAAACTATCTCAAGGTGCTAAACCTGGTCATGGTGGAATTTTACCAGCTTCTAAAAATACAGAAGAAATTGCAAAAATAAGACACGTAAAACCTGGTATTGCTGTACATTCTCCTCCATCTCATTCTGCTTTTTCGAATCCAATTGAATTTATGTATTTTATTAAAAGATTGAGAGACCTTTCTGAAGGAAAACCTATTGGTTTTAAATTATGTTTAGGTAGAAAACAAGAGTTTATGGATTTCTGTGAAGCTATGATTTTTACAGGTATACAACCAGATTTTATTACTGTTGATGGAGGAGAAGGAGGTACTGGAGCTGCGCCTGTAGAATTCTCTAACTCTATGGGAATGCCATTGCGTGAAGGACTTATTTTTGTACATGATACCCTTGTTGGTTTTGGCTTAAGAAAAGATATTAAAGTAATTGTTGCAGGGAAAATAATATCAGGTTTTCATATGGCTAGAGCAATTTCTTTAGGAGCAGATGGTTGTAACAGTGCACGTGCAATGATGCTTGCAATTGGTTGTATCCAAGCCCTACAATGTAATTCAAATACCTGTCCTGTTGGTGTAGCAACTCAGAATAAGTCTTTAGTTAAAGGTTTGGTTGTAGAAGATAAAGCACCAAGAGCAAAAAGATATCATGATGCTACCATTCATAGTTTTTTAGAGCTGGTTGCAGCTGCAGGTT
Proteins encoded in this region:
- a CDS encoding DMT family transporter, which produces MKNFINNKWFLLLVIALTWGSSFMLIKKSLVVFTPYEIGAIRVVGSGLLLGFIGIPALFKMTKKTIIWVTIAGFFGNFLPMYLFPIAQTQVSSSLAGILDSLVPIFVLVFGFLIFGITSKKTQILGAIIGFLGAASIIYFSEANTEDSNFWYVMLVVLAGASYGVNAVVIKERIPNVNAIKLTAAVYSIWAIPSLIILYFTGFIQNFEMKPEFTEPISYLAFLTVFGTAIAMLLYFKLIQDTSAVFASTASYLLPIVAVIWGVLDGEKFTFWYVFGGLLILIGIYLIREKKKDPKLVPRG
- a CDS encoding DEAD/DEAH box helicase is translated as MQFSELPLHKSILKAVAEERFHRPTQVQEKAIPLVLAKKNVIVSAQTGTGKTAAFALPIIQLLLDKEEKEAQKAKKKIKSLIITPTRELAIQILENFVSYSKYTDLKTTAVFGGVSLEPQKEILGEGVDVLVATPGRLIDLQLQGNIDLSAIEIFVLDEADLMLDMGFIADVKKIEALCPKQKQTLLFSATIPEKIDELAKRILKSPVKVEINPEETTAKNIGQLLYYLPKKNKTDLCLHLLRNTINGKIIIFRRTKFGVDKLEESLLKNGYKVTSIHGDKTQAIRNKAIEDFKDKKANILIATDVAARGIDITNVDAIINFDIPNIPETYIHRIGRTGRAGKSGIAFSFCSPDENAYIKLIEKLIEKPIKVIAEHPYPIAPPKHRKKQPNTVSKHNKGRKSEASKKNKKRWY
- a CDS encoding META domain-containing protein codes for the protein MKTKLIIVFTLIAMVTISCNSENKKNNDTLANSITEKYWKLKTLQGQEVIITDNQDHEIFITLHTDENRISGFAGCNSISGEYILKEGNRIQFKNMLTTLKMCPETVVNESQLLKAFELADNYTINDNILSLNVGKRAPLAVFEAIKTK
- a CDS encoding GNAT family N-acetyltransferase — its product is MITIQTAKSEDLKEILALEQLVFNTGSYPAFVIRQLFDISNHLFIVAKENNKIWGFAIGALNTNEQKGWVLSLGVHPEARGKQIGKLLTNKLVSLLKTDNCLEICLTVHPENAAAIKIYKELGFKGETVLEDYFLENEKRIIMTLKNDAT
- a CDS encoding protein-disulfide reductase DsbD family protein, with the translated sequence MKKIILILILTLGFTAYSQVFEPVKWTTSVEKVSDTEYNLVANASIDQGWHLYSQDVPEDGPIATLFNFEENENYTLIGDVLEEEGHTIDDPVFNMVIKFFENNAIFKQKIKITNKELSFIKGEVEFMVCDDSKCLPPTYIDLEFNFNNTIVKKDAAATGVTSKKEAVVHSTSINNPSKDNNQRGLISIFLIAFLSGFAALLTPCVFPMIPMTVSFFTKQSKTKAAGIRNAIIYGLSIIVIYVLLGVLVSLIFGADSLNALSTNVWFNVIFFILLLVFATSFLGAFEIMLPNSWANKVDSQADRGGLIGIFFMALALAIVSFSCTGPIVGTLLVEAAAGGSQIGPIVGMLGFSLAIALPFALFAAFPGWLNSLPKSGGWLNTVKVVLGFLELALAFKFLSNADLVLQLHWLEREVFIAIWIAIFGGLTLYLFGKIQLPHDSPVKHISVGRLGLGLFSLTFTLYMLPGLWGAPLNLISAFPPPQHYSESPYGVGYMKLGSGDVSNIEIPDGAHLMAPHNILAFNDYDKGLAYAKKVGKPVMMDFTGHACVNCRKMEQNVWVQPKVLKLLKNDVILISLYVDDKRKLKDEEVVDSKLRPGKKLKYIGQKWSELQTIKYKTNTQPFYVLMNHNEEDLNAPVGYTPNTDEYYTWMKEGIEKFK
- a CDS encoding FMN-binding glutamate synthase family protein; the protein is MKVREYFIIISILITAAVILIAQFWFPIVWSFLLIVPLIILGVFDVFQTKRTIRRNFPLIGRFRYMLESIRPEIMQYFVETDTEGRPLNRILRSLVYRRAKGENDTVPFGTQMDLYHSGYEWLEHSMYAKNNPKEIEEFPRLLIGGKDCKQPYSSSLLNISAMSFGSLSKNAVLALNKGAKMGNFAHNTGEGAISQYHLEHGGDLIWQVGTGYFGCRNEDGTFNDTTFRENAIKPEVKMIEIKLSQGAKPGHGGILPASKNTEEIAKIRHVKPGIAVHSPPSHSAFSNPIEFMYFIKRLRDLSEGKPIGFKLCLGRKQEFMDFCEAMIFTGIQPDFITVDGGEGGTGAAPVEFSNSMGMPLREGLIFVHDTLVGFGLRKDIKVIVAGKIISGFHMARAISLGADGCNSARAMMLAIGCIQALQCNSNTCPVGVATQNKSLVKGLVVEDKAPRAKRYHDATIHSFLELVAAAGLNEPSDLTRDHISKRVGLYNVKTYQDIYPYLEEGCLLDVNTIPADYKKFFHLTRIMS
- a CDS encoding aminotransferase class V-fold PLP-dependent enzyme, producing the protein MISENKNRIVKTDLENYFNQFKVNIVGINQTFESPYGEQKLIYTDWTASGRLYRPIEEKLINEFGPFIANTHTETSTSGAAMTLAYHEARNIIKRHVNANENDVLITSGTGMTGVVNKFQRILGLKVSENLKEHTNIPDEIRPIVFVSHMEHHSNHTSWIETIADVEVVPCDDEGLLCIKKFEECIKKYEHRKIKIASITACSNVTGIKTAYHEVAKLIHKYNGLCFVDFACCAPYVDINMHPENEEEQLDAIFFSPHKFLGGPGTSGVLVFNKKLYKNVVPDNPGGGTVSYTNPWGQHDYFVDVETREDGGTPGFMQAIKIALSIQLKDQMGVVNIKKREDEINAVVFKTLHNLSGVKILAPNHTDRLSIFSFYFEKYHFNMVVKILNDRFGIQTRGGCSCAGTYGHFLLNVDQETSNRIKDEILLGCNTDKPGWIRLSIHPTITSEELNFICNSLQELSDNIEEWSKDYKYDSLKNDFLHKTVKPIEKELVKKWFSL